Proteins encoded in a region of the Vitis riparia cultivar Riparia Gloire de Montpellier isolate 1030 chromosome 7, EGFV_Vit.rip_1.0, whole genome shotgun sequence genome:
- the LOC117917789 gene encoding G-type lectin S-receptor-like serine/threonine-protein kinase CES101 has protein sequence MVEMESSMCLISAILSLCLSCMWLGVLVSSAPTDTIKPGEELQFSENLLVSAKGTFTLGFFSLESGSYLGIWFTIDAQKEKVWVANRDKPISGTDANLTLDADGRLMIMHSGGDPIVLNYNQAARNSTATLLDSGNFVLEEFNSDGSVKEKLWESFDNPTDTLLPGMKLGINLKTGQNWSLASWINEQVPAPGTFTLEWNGTQLVMKRRGGTYWSSGTLKNRSFEFIPWLSFDTCNNIYSFNSVANENEIYFSYSVPDGVVSEWALNSRGGLSDTNRPLFVTDDVCDGFEEYPGCAVQNPPTCRTRKDGFMKQPVHISESPSSIKEDSSLGPSDCQAICWNNCSCTACNTIYTNGTGCRFWSTKFTQAYAGDANQEAFYVLSSSRVTGNSWWIWVIIAGVVLVVLLLMGFLYYLRRKSKGERKMEEAMLHELATSNSFSDSKDVDHAGKRAHDLKLFSFDSIVAASNNFSSENKLGEGGFGPVYKGKLPEGQEIAVKRLSRGSGQGLVEFKNEIRLIARLQHMNLVRLLGCCIKGEEKMLIYEFMPNKSLDFFLFDPARRKILDWKRRHNIIEGIAQGLLYLHKYSRLRIIHRDLKASNILLDHDLNPKISDFGMARTFGRNASKANTNRIVGTYGYMPPEYAMEGIFSVKSDVYSFGVLLLEIVSGRKNKSFYHNDGALTINLAGYAWELWKEGTSLQLVDPMLEDFHSSTQMLRCFHIALLCVQESAADRPTMSTVISMLTNETVPLPNPNLPAFSIHHTMLELDSHKGGPQSCCGSVNISEMEGR, from the exons ATGGTAGAAATGGAAAGCAGCATGTGCCTCATCAGTGCAATTTTATCTCTGTGTTTGTCATGTATGTGGTTGGGAGTACTGGTTTCTAGTGCACCGACAGACACCATCAAACCTGGGGAAGAGCTTCAATTCTCAGAAAACTTACTGGTTTCTGCAAAAGGGACTTTTACTCTAGGATTCTTCAGCCTGGAATCTGGCAGTTATTTAGGAATATGGTTCACAATTGATGCTCAGAAGGAGAAAGTTTGGGTTGCTAACAGAGACAAGCCTATATCCGGTACAGATGCAAACCTCACACTGGATGCCGATGGAAGATTGATGATCATGCATAGTGGGGGTGATCCAATTGTCCTGAATTACAATCAAGCAGCCAGAAACTCAACAGCTACTCTGCTTGATTCtggaaattttgttttggaaGAGTTCAATTCGGATGGATCTGTGAAGGAGAAACTATGGGAAAGTTTCGATAATCCTACAGACACCCTCCTGCCTGGGATGAAACTAGGCATCAACTTGAAAACCGGACAAAACTGGTCACTTGCTTCATGGATAAACGAACAAGTGCCTGCTCCTGGGACTTTTACTCTGGAATGGAATGGCACACAATTGGTAATGAAACGCCGAGGGGGCACCTACTGGAGCAGTGGAACCTTGAAAAATAGGAGCTTTGAGTTCATTCCTTGGTTGAGCTTTGACACTTGCAATAACATCTACAGTTTTAACAGTGTTGCTAATGAAAACGAGATTTACTTTAGCTATTCGGTTCCAGATGGAGTTGTTTCAGAGTGGGCATTGAACTCGAGAGGGGGACTTTCTGACACTAACAGACCTTTATTTGTGACGGACGATGTATGTGATGGGTTTGAGGAATATCCAGGGTGTGCAGTGCAAAACCCACCCACTTGCAGGACTAGAAAAGACGGATTCATGAAGCAACCGGTTCATATATCAGAATCACCATCATCAATAAAAGAAGATTCGAGCTTGGGACCTAGTGATTGTCAGGCCATTTGCTGGAATAATTGTTCTTGTACTGCTTGTAATACTATATACACTAACGGAACTGGATGTCGGTTTTGGAGTACAAAATTTACACAAGCCTACGCGGGTGATGCAAATCAGGAGGCGTTCTATGTTTTATCCTCATCACGAGTTACGG GGAACAGTTGGTGGATATGGGTCATTATTGCAGGAGTGGTACTCGTGGTCCTGTTACTTATGGGCTTCTTATACTATTtaaggagaaaatccaaag GGGAGAGAAAAATGGAGGAAGCTATGCTGCATGAATTGGCAACTTCAAATAGCTTTAGTGATTCAAAAGATGTTGACCATGCTGGAAAGAGGGCTCATGATCTCAAACTGTTCAGTTTTGATTCTATTGTGGCTGCCTCGAATAACTTTTCATCTGAAAATAAACTTGGAGAGGGCGGATTTGGCCCGGTTTATAAG GGGAAATTACCTGAGGGGCAAGAAATTGCAGTGAAGAGACTTTCAAGGGGCTCCGGACAAGGATTGGTGGAGTTCAAGAATGAGATTAGACTGATTGCCAGACTCCAACACATGAATCTTGTTAGACTTTTGGGTTGTTGCATCAAGGGAGAAGAAAAGATGTTAATCTATGAGTTCATGCCCAACAAAAGCTTGGACTTCTTCCTCTTTG ATCCTGCTAGAAGAAAGATATTGGATTGGAAAAGACGTCACAATATCATTGAGGGGATTGCACAAGGACTTCTTTACTTGCATAAATATTCAAGACTAAGAATTATTCATAGAGATCTAAAAGCAAGTAACATCCTACTTGATCATGACTTGAACCccaaaatttctgattttggcATGGCCAGAACTTTTGGGCGAAATGCATCAAAAGCAAATACAAATAGGATTGTTGGAACATA TGGTTACATGCCCCCTGAGTATGCCATGGAAGGAATTTTCTCAGTGAAATCGgatgtttatagctttgggGTGCTACTGTTGGAGATTGTGAGCGGCCGGAAGAACAAGAGCTTTTATCATAATGACGGTGCCCTTACCATAAACCTGGCAGGATAC GCTTGGGAGCTATGGAAAGAAGGTACTAGCTTGCAGCTAGTGGATCCAATGCTGGAGGATTTCCACTCATCAACCCAAATGTTGAGATGCTTTCATATTGCTCTCTTGTGTGTACAGGAGAGCGCAGCAGATAGGCCTACAATGTCAACTGTTATCTCCATGCTCACCAACGAAACTGTGCCCCTACCAAACCCAAATCTGCCCGCATTTTCCATTCATCATACAATGTTAGAGCTAGATTCACACAAAGGCGGGCCACAGAGCTGTTGTGGAAGTGTAAACATTTCAGAGATGGAAGGTCGGTAA